The following nucleotide sequence is from Mytilus trossulus isolate FHL-02 chromosome 9, PNRI_Mtr1.1.1.hap1, whole genome shotgun sequence.
GGTccggaaataataaaaaaaaaaaatagcataagAACATCAGAGCTAAGGTTATGCAGCTACACGAATCTCActacacaattattttttttacaaaattacaaacttTTTTGTTAATGCAATCTCATTTCATAActgaatttatatttatcatcGCTTTGATATATTTACAGGTTTTGAAAGACCAGATGATAATAGAATCATAACCATTCAGGTATCACATTCggatttatttattgtttcatttatgttttatatatcattgCTACGGAAAACATCAGTACAAGTATTAAAATGTAATGAACTCATTTATTATGTGAACCGTCAAACAATTAACATCTTCAACATTAAGttaaattcaattttcaattttacatttctttttcaatGCTTTTTATGGGCAATTTGTCTTTACaaaagttgttgtttttgttcagTATACGAAATGATTGAAActgttagaaaaaataattctagGCGTACAAACGTATGCAGTCCCGTATATTTCATTATTGAGTATCAGGTCGTCCGCAgtcttgaaaaatattaaaaagattttagaaaaatgtgcatattttcaattttattatcagtGATTCTTCACCTACAAAACATTAAGAAACACAATCATATCAACTAAGGAGCATATTTAGAACTTTAGCGTAACTACATTTAGCATCAgcgatatttttattatattaagtatcaCAGATCTAGAGAGCAAATTGTTTAattaataatgatatatttattttaagaatgGGGAAAATAGTTTGATGATTTCTGACATATCTAACCtccacaacattgaaaacttcTGGAATATGATATATGAAAGGAAGATTCAGAATATAATTGTTCTTGCAAAGAAAGGAGAAATGATACCAGAATTGTCTCCGACATTAGACGAAAGCATAGAAATAGATTACTTGGTGATAGATATGGAATCTGCTGAGAAAATACATCACAATATACAACTGCTTACATTCAAGTTATACAACAAGGTACATTTGAGGTGGTACAtaaacactacagggagataactctgtaaaatcagctaaacgttttaattacgttgtgtcgttaggggaatattaagcttctcaatgataaaaattaatgtttgtcaaactgctatataaccagtgtaatttttctgaaaaaaatggttggttcaaattttttgaaagggttgaagtaaatacattgttcaaattttatgaaaatcaaacgaGCCAAATTAGTTTTAGTgcaggtgttgggtaccaccttaacgtAAATCATAACAtgaaataacactttataaattgtttgaGCCCGCATTTCCTTTCTGGATGTATCCTCATTAAGAACGCTCAAACTGTAAAAGTTTGTATAATAGTTCCAGATTTAATtgctaaatataaaaattgaagatgtgatataattgccaatgagacagctctccacaagagaccaaatgacacagaaaataatttgttttctaataATCAATACATAAATTCGTTAATTACAGAAAAGGAGGTCATCTATCcagattgaaatatttaaaagttgtaactcaaaatatacagataagTATCCCGCTGTTGATGAACTAAGTTGTCTGGTTGATAAAGTGAGTGACAGAAAAGGGAACGTTCTTTTACTTGGCAGGTATTTTATTGAATGATgggcgaaagatactagagggacagtcaaactcatagatcgaaagaaaatctgacaacaccatggcttaaaatgaaaaagataaataaacaaataatagtacacattacaacatggaaaactaaaggCTGTCCCTCCGTTATTTTTCGCCCTCTTTTATTGACAAAGAATAATATTGCCAACTGAATGTTTTATCTATATTCAACttttataatgtttgaatattatACATAGTATACTTCCATATAAAAATAgatagatgtggtatgattgccaatacgGTAACTTTTCACAAGAgcccaaatgacacagaaatcacCGTGTcgtttttatatttgtgttattggtATAAATTGAGATAAATACGCTTTTAAAGTCTGAATGATATATGCAATAAATTCATTCATTGAAGTAACTTTGAAAATGTAAACTCGATACAAACAAATCCAACATTGTTTGGTTCAATCGATCTATATCACAAATGTGACATTTCTGCTCTAAATATTTGGATTTGATTGATTTaacaaagaacaaaattagTGTACATGTGAGgctaaaatagtaggttttctgaattatatattttcttgaGCGACAATATTCAACAAAAAGTTGTGGCTTATTCATTAGATTTAATAATGTAATTGCATTTGTACTTTGCTACATAAATTAGACAGCTATATAAattcaaactgatttattaACGACTGGTTAATATCAACAAATTAAgaagaataaaatataacaatagaGATATTGATTTGTATACCATTGATGTCTTACTAATTCAACTTCCACTGCTTCAAAATGCAGTAAATAtagttgttttcctttttttagcAAATCCTTCGGGTTGCGGTTCACTGGAGTTCTCTACGTTTGCTTAGATGTAGTAAGGGCAATGAAGATGGAAGGCATTTTCAATATGTTAGAAAGTGCAATAACTGCCAAACACAACATCACCAATGTCTTTCGGGATTTTGTAAGTTTCGTATGCATGATTGCATAATGTACGAATGAACATATGTGTGTTTGAACTAGTGCATATCTGTATATGTAAATACTTGTATgctttgactgtccctctggtatcttttttcttttctcttttagATTCTAtttgtacccatattttgactattttattaattgtgactgtttgtttaacgcatcatgtaaatataacggaatttgatgagactgttattaaagtgagagggttaccgctatagaaccaggtttaatccaccaattttctacatttgaaaaggcctgtaccaagtcaggaatatgacagttcttgtccattcgtttttgatgcgtttttttatttgaatttgccatgtgattttggactttccaaattgattttcctctgagttcagtatttttgtgattttactttttttctgaatttaccaactcgaaaatgtatttaattaatatCAGTGACCAGAATCTGTCACGTTTTGACTTGGTTTTAAGTCTTTTCTTTAGTTGATCTATTCGATTGCGTggtcttagattttttttaatcggctttcacttttgaataaacCTTCAGTGTCCCGTATATGAAAAAAACCTTCTTGAATACCACATGCATATTGAATCAAATAGATAAATATCCTCCACAAGAAATGTTTTAACAGACCCTGCAAGACTCATTCCCATGCAATAATCATCATTGATATGTCAGATGAGTTCTTGTTAATGTTGTACAtattttatccaaaaaaatggaTTTAGTTCAATGGCTTTTTTCCATAGCATTACAATTTTTGGTATTctgttgaaaatattaaattgatttGTATCACTATTCAACCATTTTTGATcgcaaacagtattttttttccaCCTCAAAAGCTTTAATAAGACTTTACAAAATATCATTATGTCATTTTCAGTCTTGCTGTAAATTGCGTGGGGTTATCCATTGCTGGCAATTCAGTACTGGGCAGATACTTCGATTGCAGTAGTTTATAATCTGTTCAGTCAAAAGTAATTCAGAAAACtattgaactccgaggaaagttCAAAAACGGGAAGTCccgaatcaaatggcaaaatcaaatgataaacacattaaacaaatggataacaactgtcatattcctgacttagtacaggcattttcaaatgtagaaaatggtggattgatcAATGTTCAgacttttcataaattttgatcAACCAGTCTACTTCAGCGTCACACTGAAATGTATAAAAAGCTTTTAAACAGTACCTACTGTATTGACTTACGTTAATAGTCCCAAATATACTGCACTTACCTCCGTTTATAATCATAAAGTTAACTGAAACACAGTACAACACTGAATAATATATTGTTCAGtcttttcaaatgaaatgatCAAAATTACCTTTTTAAGACTTAAATTCACTAGAGTATACTATTGTATAACTGTATCACTCTGATGTTTAATTTTAGGATGAATATGAAATGTGTTACACAGTGATAGAATACTATCTGGAACACTATCTACACAATGTTGATACGTACGAGCATATCGACTGACGATGAACTACAAAACATCTCAAAACAACTCTTGAATAGCGAAACATGTAGATTATTCAGGATGGTATTTGTATTTAGCATAATGGAACAGTTTAGTATAAGTTATTTACCAGATAGTgagttttcttttatataatacatgcaaactgtttttaaattataattattaatattgttctttggtttttttttaattattgtatttttctgCTTCTTAATGGATTGTTG
It contains:
- the LOC134684999 gene encoding receptor-type tyrosine-protein phosphatase alpha-like, which codes for MLKTIIIFCLTRLFFSAADEEIERMLKTIIIFSFTSLYYSAGEPSVSLGLIGDMRNVTVIEKTKTSQMDTILIIFGTVIGILHVIAVIVVILTNRKQDHTSQSYYEERDMRTDENHRYGNTRDHYVYYNSQEEVNIDATNTGYDYCTTKGMLERYDVSELKNNLKKKDLLQPRLIAEFQMLASPTQEYDYIESDIQRGFERPDDNRIITIQNGENSLMISDISNLHNIENFWNMIYERKIQNIIVLAKKGEMIPELSPTLDESIEIDYLVIDMESAEKIHHNIQLLTFKLYNKKRRSSIQIEIFKSCNSKYTDKYPAVDELSCLVDKVSDRKGNVLLLGSKSFGLRFTGVLYVCLDVVRAMKMEGIFNMLESAITAKHNITNVFRDFDEYEMCYTVIEYYLEHYLHNVDTYEHID